In the genome of Lactuca sativa cultivar Salinas chromosome 3, Lsat_Salinas_v11, whole genome shotgun sequence, the window TTAACCTTTTTATCTAGgatatattctttgtcctcatgaCGAATAGCCATTAAGATGTTTCGAATGCAGTCATTCAAGTTCGAGCCATAAAAAATGACCTTatcacataggttcatgagggagaaagagcctgaagggattaggttggaagcattgtttgggacTGACATCTGAAAAAtaagaagaacaaagtttaggttagatgataatccttaatattacacccaaatgaaatattaaggatatgacccaacacaatattctataattgtgaaaagggatgccgtaatccgattctaaaacatttgaagctaggtaaatgacgatttaccaatttccaccatgaaaaacgaaataaattactatgttttaattggattgaaattcctagatcctttgagattcattgaacttttcaatgacatgtttaaatctcgattgtgccattcacgtttgtgactgggatgccaatgatcacaaacaatgtgtgaataagcatgcaaattagcttggtacactcaatgttacaaatcacctaatcaatgtgtcagttaaccacaaaCGATCCATCGATCTATGATTAATATCAAGCTACTCTTTTCCAGACATTGTCAGTCTCAGATTAAGgttccgattaaccacacacactccactaacgacttaacaagggtgcaaagtgtaaattcatggattagcaccattttcacaatttcataaagcaactaagattgagaatttaataaaagtttagttactttatatttatcattatacttttaaggagggataattaatgtcctatcctacccgatcggctaacgaccctccaccagtcaatgaAACGGTGGGCGagggtggacacccattaaaccaccattttataggcaataatcttatacccccttatagaccgacttcgtgaatgaggtttactaacggtaagaccgacttgttatatatatatatatatatatatatatatatatatatatatatatatatatatatatatattattaaacttataatattataaagtataagggttgaattttaacttttaaaactccaGGGTTTGAAATTCAAGTTTCATtagtgtgactttacaaattccaaaacttaagggtaagttttgaaacttgtcaaaaatcTTCTGTCCCATGCTCATCCATACTTATGATCTCATTAGATATTTTGATGAAACTATTTACTTTTCATGAGGGAATGATATTTTAACCATTTAAGTGATGAGGGATAAAGAGTgtgtatttataaaatatttgattgGTGTGGTTGTAGAGATTGACAAAAGACAACAACCCAATAATTGTAACTGAAACATCTAAAACCATCTCAAAACTAAAGAGACAGTGAGAGATACAAGAAGGTGAcaactagggatgagcaaaaggaccgaaccggccggaaccaGCCCGAACCGGACCGGAACTTGGAACCGGCtttggccaaaatcaagaaccgaaccggcccgacGGTTCTACtggttcccggttcctaccggttcttgtcgtgtcttcaaatgttggaaccggtattcgaaaaatagcatcatacggttccggtttttgccggttctaccggttccggttatatcggttccggttcctaccggttcccggttccaaaaatccacaaaaataacgtcccggtcccggcccgaccggttccatcgggtccCGATTCCggcgccggttccggttccggccggttccccggtccatatgctcatccctagtgaCAACTATATATTTATAACGaattagatttttttttggagaccatggaggaaTTTAAAAACCTTCATAGCGGCGTCAACGATTTGATTTCATCATTTGTGAAACATTTTCAGATCAATtgcatttttttaaattttttatttttattaatataggAAATTATAAATGATGGTAAACATAatatagttcaatacatatcgatacaattttaaatgtttttatatgaactGCTACTAAAAAAAATTACGGTTTGTTTGCTATGATGTAATGGATCACAAAGGAATGAAATGAAATTCAACTTAGAAAATGGAATTACATTTTGGTGTAAAGCTAAAAGTTTCAACTTGTGAAGAATAGAGAAAACACAAATCAATTTAAACATgatacataaaataaaaacaaaaaatccgTCCCGGGACAAAACCCAGACTTACCTCCTAGTTAATCAAGAATTTGAGAATCTAATCGAACAAAATCAGGTCGTGATTCTTGTCTCTTAATTCTCAAATAACAACAATTGAAAAATCTTTTCCAATTGAGAAACTAATAGAACAAAATTGGTTAAAGAGATTTGGTAAGAAAACACAACCCGTTCATGGAAGAAAAACGGTTCATTTATCCCAATTATTCCCTTTATCCACGATCCATGGCCACTCGAATCAACGGCCACGATCATCTCTCTATCGATCCTAGTGAAACAAAAGTAACCAATCACAAGTCACTTCAAGAATACTCTGCTATCTTTCTCAATTATAAATAGCTTATCTCACTAACTGCTTCAGCAACAAGTTTCAGGATAAACACAAACTCTTAAATATCTAACATTTTCTAGAGACTTCGTGATGTCGTCAACCGGAGGTGATAAGGCGGACGTTGTCGTCGAGAAACCGGCGGCGGAGCAGGCCGTCGTGAAGAAAGCTAAAACCCCGAAGGAGAAGAAGGCGAAAACTGCTAAAACCGCTTCTCATCCTCCTTATTTCCAGGTTTGTGATCACTTTAAtcttatatattgcattttccAGATTTACGTGATCATGATCCGTTCACACTTTCGCTAATCGACGAGTAGGAATCATTTGAATTATGTAATCGGGTTTGATCATGATCATTATCTTTAAAAGGTTTTATTTTGATTGCTAGGATTATTTACATCATATCGATCGTTTCGAATCATTTGATTCTTCACACTAATGTTGAGTTTTCATTACAGATGATCAAAGAGGCTCTGTTGGCTCTGAAAGAGAAGGGTGGATCGAGCCCCCACGCAATCGCAAAATACATGGAAGATAAGCACAAAGCAGTGCTACCGGAGAATTTCAAGAAGATGTTAGCACTCCAGTTGAAGAATTCCGCTTCAAAAGGAAAGTTAACCAAAGTCAAGGCTTCATACAAGCTGTCTGAATCCGGCAAGAAGAAAAGGCACCGGCCGCCGCCGGTGGCAAGAAGCCCACTGCTGCAACCAAAAAACCGAAGCAATCAAAGTCGAAAAAGCCTGCCGCCCCTGTAGCAaaagccaccgccaccaccaccaccaccaccgccgcgcGACCAAAGAAGGCGACAAAAGCACCTAAAAAAGCTGCGGTGAAGAAACAAACCCCGGTGAAGAAGGCTAAGAAGATGACACCGGCAAAGGCGAAACAGCCGAAGTCTATCAAGTCCCCTGCTGCGAAGAAGGCTAGGAAAGCAGCTGCTTGATTTTGTGTTCGAGTTTGGAGTCTATGTTTATATAAAGTAGaagtggtagtagtagtagtagtatgtATATTTAAGTGTTTTATGTTTGTGTTTATGTAAGAAGTTCTATCTGACCTTCAATGGCGGTTTTTAATAGAAGTTATGAAATCAACTTTAGCCTAACAAGATGATCAAGTGCGAAAAAAATCCTTTTCTTTGTATTATCAAAACATATTTTGGCTTGTACTTTGTGAATAATTATTATTCATAGAGAGCGTCATTTATAGGCAAGAATCCAACTGATCTTTCCGATGTTTTTAGAATTTTCAGAAGAAATATGGTTGAGAAAAGCCGTTTGGGTTGTTGCCACGTGGCTACAAATCGGGGGGTTTTATCAATTTGTGTTACAATACGTGGAGAAGCGTGTCTGGCTCCTCACTGTAAAGACGGTTTGACATAACCCGAAGAACCCCTCTTACTTagaattctctctctttttcccCACTCTTTTTCTCTTATCCTTTTTCGCAACTCGGCAAAACTATCTCCATGTTTACAAGGTGGAGCTCGACAAAAACATAACTCCTAATCTTTACAACAGAAATTAAAGATTTAGGTTCCGGATTTGTATCCCATAATTTAGGCTACTGAATACTGATTGCAACTTTCACATTAAATcctttggaagtatggattaTTTTGGATCCAAATCCTTGATTTGTGTCCATAATTTAAGTTAAGGATTGTAATTTTCATAGTCATGAATTTATGCCAAACCTGCAAATACGATATTTATTTACTTGAAAAGCAAACAAGGAACGACGGAAAGCATCTAGCACGCTACCTTGGCGGTCGTTGGATTGCCTAGCTAGTACCAACGCCAACGCCAACTATCAAGCGAATGTTGATGTTCAAATTATATCTAACTTTCTTTAATTTCAGCTCCCGTTCCTTGAGAATGTCCTTTTTGGTTGAAAAATACAATTCAAACATTATAAGTACAAAATATCTTTGTATTTCATCAAAAATATATCTTACATGTATTAAAATAATGCATGAATATGTgtaaatgtattaaaataatgcATAAATATGTGTATAACTATGACAATCAAAATACCTCATACTTTCTTTTTGTTTTCTCTCAAGCAAAGCTTGTTTTAATACATCACACAACATCACCCACCAATATCACATAAAACAATCCAAATTAAACTAACTAATTACGCATTACCtctatgcatgtatttgtgtttaAAATATCTTAAATACTTCCACAGccctaaatacttacaatcctcataaatACTTCCCATTTATTTTGAATGAAATTCATTTTTTTCATCCTTCCGAATACAATCtcagaaaactttcttaacctcaaggtaattTTTGGTTAAGtccccaagcatacatatgatAAAATAACATAGAAAGAAAAATTACAACTTTGAAAACTAGCATTTGGCTTTTGGTATTTTGCATTATTCTTCACTTTTTCAACCTGAATCTTTCGAAATTTGTAACTTTGAACTTATCGTCATGAttcttgatcttcatactttgtaAGCTTTTATTCATTCAacaaactttttgcaactttttttttcacaactcacctttttcatttaaaattaaaagCCTAAAAAAATGCTTAAGCAAGAGacttaacttcaacccttattgctTAAATGTATTAGTGTAAAGTACAATGACTACATAAATTTTCCTAGATACATTTtaagtacacgatgctaaacttTTTATGTCCCTCAAACTACGCAAGGTTACATTTTTGtatcatgatttcactagaattgggaaaccacaaatacactataacatattggctcaactaaatctTAAAGTTCGCAACAAATTATCCCATATAATACTAGCAAACTAGCACAAATGCAATAATATAAAAACTTTAGTACT includes:
- the LOC111897523 gene encoding LOW QUALITY PROTEIN: histone H1 (The sequence of the model RefSeq protein was modified relative to this genomic sequence to represent the inferred CDS: deleted 2 bases in 1 codon), translating into MSSTGGDKADVVVEKPAAEQAVVKKAKTPKEKKAKTAKTASHPPYFQMIKEALLALKEKGGSSPHAIAKYMEDKHKAVLPENFKKMLALQLKNSASKGKLTKVKASYKLSESGKKKRPAAAGGKKPTAATKKPKQSKSKKPAAPVAKATATTTTTTAARPKKATKAPKKAAVKKQTPVKKAKKMTPAKAKQPKSIKSPAAKKARKAAA